Proteins co-encoded in one Streptosporangiales bacterium genomic window:
- a CDS encoding TerC/Alx family metal homeostasis membrane protein: MDVHLYAWLATVAGLVVVLVGGLILDHRNPHEVTMKEATRGIIVYVSLAVLFGIGVWIVAGGRYAGEFFTGYIVEYSLSIDNLFVFVVIMTRFAVPRRAQHEVLLVGIVLALVLRGLFIAVGATAIAHFSWIFYVFGAFLIFTAIQMARHRGEDQNDVKDNILLRIVQRRLPATTQYDGLKLVTVIDGKRLFTPMVIVMVAIGSTDLLFAVDSIPAIFGITKEAYLVFTANMFALMGLRQLYFLIGGLLDRLIYLTLGLSVILGFIGVKLLLEALHGSGLHVPLVPTWMSLVVILVVLAITTAASLLKKSDPAQEEQPADAEQSTEAEKPVEG, translated from the coding sequence TTGGACGTTCATCTGTATGCGTGGCTCGCCACAGTCGCCGGTCTCGTGGTCGTGCTCGTCGGCGGACTGATCCTGGATCATCGGAACCCCCACGAGGTCACGATGAAGGAGGCCACGCGCGGGATCATCGTCTACGTGTCGCTCGCGGTGCTGTTCGGCATCGGCGTCTGGATTGTCGCCGGCGGCAGGTACGCCGGCGAGTTCTTCACCGGCTACATCGTCGAGTACAGCCTGAGCATCGACAACCTCTTCGTCTTCGTCGTGATCATGACGAGGTTCGCGGTGCCGAGGCGCGCGCAGCACGAGGTGCTGCTCGTCGGCATCGTCCTCGCGCTCGTGCTGCGCGGCCTCTTCATCGCCGTCGGCGCGACCGCGATCGCGCACTTCTCCTGGATCTTCTACGTCTTCGGCGCGTTCCTGATCTTCACCGCCATCCAGATGGCACGGCACCGGGGCGAGGACCAGAACGACGTCAAGGACAACATCCTGCTCCGCATCGTGCAGAGGCGGCTGCCGGCGACCACGCAGTACGACGGCCTCAAGCTCGTCACCGTCATCGACGGCAAGCGCCTCTTCACCCCGATGGTGATCGTCATGGTGGCGATCGGCAGCACCGACCTGCTCTTCGCGGTCGACTCGATCCCCGCGATCTTCGGCATCACCAAGGAGGCGTACCTCGTCTTCACGGCGAACATGTTCGCCCTGATGGGCCTGCGGCAGCTGTACTTCCTCATCGGCGGCCTGCTCGACCGCCTCATCTACCTCACGCTCGGCCTGTCGGTCATCCTCGGTTTCATCGGCGTCAAGCTGCTGCTCGAGGCGCTCCACGGCAGCGGCCTGCACGTGCCGCTGGTCCCGACGTGGATGTCGCTCGTGGTCATCCTGGTAGTGCTCGCGATCACGACCGCGGCGAGCCTGCTGAAGAAGTCCGATCCCGCCCAAGAGGAGCAGCCCGCGGACGCGGAACAGTCCACCGAGGCCGAGAAGCCGGTCGAGGGCTGA